From one Lotus japonicus ecotype B-129 chromosome 3, LjGifu_v1.2 genomic stretch:
- the LOC130745405 gene encoding NADH dehydrogenase [ubiquinone] 1 alpha subcomplex subunit 6: MSNLLRSVRVPPNSVSLEEARHRVFDFFRIACRSLPSVMETYNLYDVASVSQLRSTVASEIRKNTHVTDPKVIDMLLFKATEELKDIVDHAKQRHHVVGQYVVGRHKLEQQELGSKGQTISPFLQNFYKTNYF; the protein is encoded by the exons ATGTCGAACCTGCTTCGAAGCGTGAGGGTGCCTCCGAACTCAGTGAGTTTAGAGGAAGCGCGTCACCGAGTGTTCGATTTCTTCAGAATAGCTTGCAGATCGTTGCCCTCCGTCATGGAAACTTATAACCTCTACGACGTCGCTTCCGTCTCCCAGCTTCGCTCCACCGTCGCCTCCGAGATCCGCAAGAACACCCACGTCACGGATCCCAAG GTGATTGATATGCTGCTTTTCAAGGCAACGGAAGAGCTGAAGGACATTGTTGACCATGCAAAGCAGAGGCATCATGTTGTTGGTCAGTACGTGGTTGGTCGGCACAAGCTTGAGCAGCAGGAGTTGGGCTCGAAGGGCCAGACCATCTCTCCTTTTCTGCAGAATTTCTACAAGACCAATTACTTTTGA
- the LOC130745406 gene encoding transcription factor TGA6-like isoform X3, whose product MRLYSVFDSLKLSGQTTFPGSVYIGNLHKLPTSVDKSSLTNQTEQCRLQLQKVQSSNPGTILVGDTEILEEPTMADASPRTDISTDVDTDDRNQRFDRSALAAVASDSSDRSKDKSDQKTLRRLAQNREAARKSRLRKKAYVQQLESSRLKLTQLEQELQRARQQGVFISSSGDQAHTMGGNGAMQFDAEYARWLEEQNRQINELRAAVNSHASDTELRMIVDGILAHYDEIFRLKGVAAKADVFHLLSGMWKTPAERCFLWLGGFRPSELLKLLVNQLEPLTEQQLMGITNLQQSSQQGEDALSQGMEALQQSLAETLSTGTPASSGSSGNVANYMGQMAMAMGKLGTLDGFIRQADNLRQQTLQQMHRILTTRQSARALLAITDYFSRLRALSSLWLARPRD is encoded by the exons ATGCGCCTAT ATTCAGTTTTTGACTCGCTAAAACTAAGTGGCCAAACTACTTTTCCGGGTTCTGTTTACATCGGTAATCTTCATAAG TTACCAACTTCAGTTGATAAAAGCTCACTGACGAACCAAACAGAGCAGTGTAGACTGCAATTACAAAAGGTTCAATCATCAAATCCTGGAACCATATTAGTTGGTGATACAGAAATTCTTGAAGAGCCTACCATGGCTGATGCCAGTCCTAGGACTGATATTTCTACAGATGTTGACACTGATGACAGGAATCAACGG TTTGATAGGAGTGCCCTTGCTGCTGTGGCTTCTGACTCCAGTGATAGATCAAAGGATAAATCAGATCAGAAg ACTCTTCGCAGGCTTGCTCAGAATCGTGAGGCGGCCAGAAAAAGCCGGTTGAGAAAGAAA GCCTATGTCCAACAACTGGAAAGTAGTCGTTTGAAGCTGACCCAGCTAGAGCAAGAGCTTCAGAGAGCTAGGCAGCAG GGGGTCTTCATATCAAGCTCAGGCGATCAGGCACATACAATGGGTGGAAATG GGGCTATGCAATTTGATGCAGAATATGCAAGGTGGCTGGAAGAGCAGAATCGACAAATTAATGAGCTCAGAGCAGCTGTAAATTCTCATGCAAGTGATACCGAACTTCGCATGATTGTTGATGGTATATTGGCACATTATGATGAGATTTTTAGGCTGAAAGGTGTTGCAGCAAAGGCTGATGTTTTCCATTTGTTGTCTGGTATGTGGAAAACGCCTGCTGAGAGGTGCTTTTTGTGGCTGGGTGGTTTTCGGCCATCTGAACTCCTCAAG CTCCTGGTAAATCAGTTGGAACCTCTCACAGAGCAGCAACTGATGGGTATTACCAACTTGCAGCAGTCCTCTCAACAAGGAGAAGATGCATTGTCTCAGGGCATGGAAGCATTGCAACAGTCCCTTGCGGAGACATTGTCCACTGGAACCCCTGCCTCATCTGGTTCCTCTGGGAATGTGGCAAATTACATGGGTCAAATGGCTATGGCCATGGGTAAGCTAGGGACACTCGACGGGTTTATTCGACAG GCTGACAATCTGCGCCAGCAAACTCTCCAGCAAATGCACCGGATACTGACAACTCGGCAATCAGCCCGCGCCCTCCTTGCTATAACTGACTACTTTTCGCGGCTGCGTGCTCTCAGTTCGCTCTGGCTGGCCCGCCCAAGAGATTAA
- the LOC130745406 gene encoding transcription factor TGA6-like isoform X2, translated as MTKEQKEGCQASILSYPFPTHDSVFDSLKLSGQTTFPGSVYIGNLHKLPTSVDKSSLTNQTEQCRLQLQKVQSSNPGTILVGDTEILEEPTMADASPRTDISTDVDTDDRNQRFDRSALAAVASDSSDRSKDKSDQKTLRRLAQNREAARKSRLRKKAYVQQLESSRLKLTQLEQELQRARQQGVFISSSGDQAHTMGGNGAMQFDAEYARWLEEQNRQINELRAAVNSHASDTELRMIVDGILAHYDEIFRLKGVAAKADVFHLLSGMWKTPAERCFLWLGGFRPSELLKLLVNQLEPLTEQQLMGITNLQQSSQQGEDALSQGMEALQQSLAETLSTGTPASSGSSGNVANYMGQMAMAMGKLGTLDGFIRQADNLRQQTLQQMHRILTTRQSARALLAITDYFSRLRALSSLWLARPRD; from the exons ATGACAAAGGAGCAGAAAGAGGGATGCCAAGCTTCAATTCTGAGCTACCCTTTTCCAACACATG ATTCAGTTTTTGACTCGCTAAAACTAAGTGGCCAAACTACTTTTCCGGGTTCTGTTTACATCGGTAATCTTCATAAG TTACCAACTTCAGTTGATAAAAGCTCACTGACGAACCAAACAGAGCAGTGTAGACTGCAATTACAAAAGGTTCAATCATCAAATCCTGGAACCATATTAGTTGGTGATACAGAAATTCTTGAAGAGCCTACCATGGCTGATGCCAGTCCTAGGACTGATATTTCTACAGATGTTGACACTGATGACAGGAATCAACGG TTTGATAGGAGTGCCCTTGCTGCTGTGGCTTCTGACTCCAGTGATAGATCAAAGGATAAATCAGATCAGAAg ACTCTTCGCAGGCTTGCTCAGAATCGTGAGGCGGCCAGAAAAAGCCGGTTGAGAAAGAAA GCCTATGTCCAACAACTGGAAAGTAGTCGTTTGAAGCTGACCCAGCTAGAGCAAGAGCTTCAGAGAGCTAGGCAGCAG GGGGTCTTCATATCAAGCTCAGGCGATCAGGCACATACAATGGGTGGAAATG GGGCTATGCAATTTGATGCAGAATATGCAAGGTGGCTGGAAGAGCAGAATCGACAAATTAATGAGCTCAGAGCAGCTGTAAATTCTCATGCAAGTGATACCGAACTTCGCATGATTGTTGATGGTATATTGGCACATTATGATGAGATTTTTAGGCTGAAAGGTGTTGCAGCAAAGGCTGATGTTTTCCATTTGTTGTCTGGTATGTGGAAAACGCCTGCTGAGAGGTGCTTTTTGTGGCTGGGTGGTTTTCGGCCATCTGAACTCCTCAAG CTCCTGGTAAATCAGTTGGAACCTCTCACAGAGCAGCAACTGATGGGTATTACCAACTTGCAGCAGTCCTCTCAACAAGGAGAAGATGCATTGTCTCAGGGCATGGAAGCATTGCAACAGTCCCTTGCGGAGACATTGTCCACTGGAACCCCTGCCTCATCTGGTTCCTCTGGGAATGTGGCAAATTACATGGGTCAAATGGCTATGGCCATGGGTAAGCTAGGGACACTCGACGGGTTTATTCGACAG GCTGACAATCTGCGCCAGCAAACTCTCCAGCAAATGCACCGGATACTGACAACTCGGCAATCAGCCCGCGCCCTCCTTGCTATAACTGACTACTTTTCGCGGCTGCGTGCTCTCAGTTCGCTCTGGCTGGCCCGCCCAAGAGATTAA
- the LOC130745406 gene encoding transcription factor TGA6-like isoform X1 produces MRKSTRVGVENDKGAERGMPSFNSELPFSNTCDSEWRTVDSFHVSDFGAFDQSYRLEDAVDLGGNSVFDSLKLSGQTTFPGSVYIGNLHKLPTSVDKSSLTNQTEQCRLQLQKVQSSNPGTILVGDTEILEEPTMADASPRTDISTDVDTDDRNQRFDRSALAAVASDSSDRSKDKSDQKTLRRLAQNREAARKSRLRKKAYVQQLESSRLKLTQLEQELQRARQQGVFISSSGDQAHTMGGNGAMQFDAEYARWLEEQNRQINELRAAVNSHASDTELRMIVDGILAHYDEIFRLKGVAAKADVFHLLSGMWKTPAERCFLWLGGFRPSELLKLLVNQLEPLTEQQLMGITNLQQSSQQGEDALSQGMEALQQSLAETLSTGTPASSGSSGNVANYMGQMAMAMGKLGTLDGFIRQADNLRQQTLQQMHRILTTRQSARALLAITDYFSRLRALSSLWLARPRD; encoded by the exons ATGAGGAAGAGTACAAGGGTTGGTGTTGAAAATGACAAAGGAGCAGAAAGAGGGATGCCAAGCTTCAATTCTGAGCTACCCTTTTCCAACACATG CGATTCAGAGTGGAGAACAGTTGATTCTTTTCATGTTTCTGACTTTGGAGCATTTGATCAATCATATCGCTTAGAGGATGCTGTTGATCTAGGTGGAA ATTCAGTTTTTGACTCGCTAAAACTAAGTGGCCAAACTACTTTTCCGGGTTCTGTTTACATCGGTAATCTTCATAAG TTACCAACTTCAGTTGATAAAAGCTCACTGACGAACCAAACAGAGCAGTGTAGACTGCAATTACAAAAGGTTCAATCATCAAATCCTGGAACCATATTAGTTGGTGATACAGAAATTCTTGAAGAGCCTACCATGGCTGATGCCAGTCCTAGGACTGATATTTCTACAGATGTTGACACTGATGACAGGAATCAACGG TTTGATAGGAGTGCCCTTGCTGCTGTGGCTTCTGACTCCAGTGATAGATCAAAGGATAAATCAGATCAGAAg ACTCTTCGCAGGCTTGCTCAGAATCGTGAGGCGGCCAGAAAAAGCCGGTTGAGAAAGAAA GCCTATGTCCAACAACTGGAAAGTAGTCGTTTGAAGCTGACCCAGCTAGAGCAAGAGCTTCAGAGAGCTAGGCAGCAG GGGGTCTTCATATCAAGCTCAGGCGATCAGGCACATACAATGGGTGGAAATG GGGCTATGCAATTTGATGCAGAATATGCAAGGTGGCTGGAAGAGCAGAATCGACAAATTAATGAGCTCAGAGCAGCTGTAAATTCTCATGCAAGTGATACCGAACTTCGCATGATTGTTGATGGTATATTGGCACATTATGATGAGATTTTTAGGCTGAAAGGTGTTGCAGCAAAGGCTGATGTTTTCCATTTGTTGTCTGGTATGTGGAAAACGCCTGCTGAGAGGTGCTTTTTGTGGCTGGGTGGTTTTCGGCCATCTGAACTCCTCAAG CTCCTGGTAAATCAGTTGGAACCTCTCACAGAGCAGCAACTGATGGGTATTACCAACTTGCAGCAGTCCTCTCAACAAGGAGAAGATGCATTGTCTCAGGGCATGGAAGCATTGCAACAGTCCCTTGCGGAGACATTGTCCACTGGAACCCCTGCCTCATCTGGTTCCTCTGGGAATGTGGCAAATTACATGGGTCAAATGGCTATGGCCATGGGTAAGCTAGGGACACTCGACGGGTTTATTCGACAG GCTGACAATCTGCGCCAGCAAACTCTCCAGCAAATGCACCGGATACTGACAACTCGGCAATCAGCCCGCGCCCTCCTTGCTATAACTGACTACTTTTCGCGGCTGCGTGCTCTCAGTTCGCTCTGGCTGGCCCGCCCAAGAGATTAA
- the LOC130745406 gene encoding transcription factor TGA6-like isoform X4 has translation MADASPRTDISTDVDTDDRNQRFDRSALAAVASDSSDRSKDKSDQKTLRRLAQNREAARKSRLRKKAYVQQLESSRLKLTQLEQELQRARQQGVFISSSGDQAHTMGGNGAMQFDAEYARWLEEQNRQINELRAAVNSHASDTELRMIVDGILAHYDEIFRLKGVAAKADVFHLLSGMWKTPAERCFLWLGGFRPSELLKLLVNQLEPLTEQQLMGITNLQQSSQQGEDALSQGMEALQQSLAETLSTGTPASSGSSGNVANYMGQMAMAMGKLGTLDGFIRQADNLRQQTLQQMHRILTTRQSARALLAITDYFSRLRALSSLWLARPRD, from the exons ATGGCTGATGCCAGTCCTAGGACTGATATTTCTACAGATGTTGACACTGATGACAGGAATCAACGG TTTGATAGGAGTGCCCTTGCTGCTGTGGCTTCTGACTCCAGTGATAGATCAAAGGATAAATCAGATCAGAAg ACTCTTCGCAGGCTTGCTCAGAATCGTGAGGCGGCCAGAAAAAGCCGGTTGAGAAAGAAA GCCTATGTCCAACAACTGGAAAGTAGTCGTTTGAAGCTGACCCAGCTAGAGCAAGAGCTTCAGAGAGCTAGGCAGCAG GGGGTCTTCATATCAAGCTCAGGCGATCAGGCACATACAATGGGTGGAAATG GGGCTATGCAATTTGATGCAGAATATGCAAGGTGGCTGGAAGAGCAGAATCGACAAATTAATGAGCTCAGAGCAGCTGTAAATTCTCATGCAAGTGATACCGAACTTCGCATGATTGTTGATGGTATATTGGCACATTATGATGAGATTTTTAGGCTGAAAGGTGTTGCAGCAAAGGCTGATGTTTTCCATTTGTTGTCTGGTATGTGGAAAACGCCTGCTGAGAGGTGCTTTTTGTGGCTGGGTGGTTTTCGGCCATCTGAACTCCTCAAG CTCCTGGTAAATCAGTTGGAACCTCTCACAGAGCAGCAACTGATGGGTATTACCAACTTGCAGCAGTCCTCTCAACAAGGAGAAGATGCATTGTCTCAGGGCATGGAAGCATTGCAACAGTCCCTTGCGGAGACATTGTCCACTGGAACCCCTGCCTCATCTGGTTCCTCTGGGAATGTGGCAAATTACATGGGTCAAATGGCTATGGCCATGGGTAAGCTAGGGACACTCGACGGGTTTATTCGACAG GCTGACAATCTGCGCCAGCAAACTCTCCAGCAAATGCACCGGATACTGACAACTCGGCAATCAGCCCGCGCCCTCCTTGCTATAACTGACTACTTTTCGCGGCTGCGTGCTCTCAGTTCGCTCTGGCTGGCCCGCCCAAGAGATTAA
- the LOC130745407 gene encoding uncharacterized protein LOC130745407, giving the protein MQYLEAVRRLKARSFQPLRSLYIVFAPDEEIGGVDGAQKFSQSEIFQKLNVAIVLDEGIASPDEHYKAFYAERSPWWLVIKAVGAPGHGSKLYDNSAMENLLKSIESIRRYRASQFDLIKAGLKAEGEVVSVNMVFLKAGTPSPTGFVMNLQPSEAEAGFDIRVPPTADPKSMERRIAEEWAPTCRNMSFTFKQKVSVHDENGKPVLTKTDSSNPWWKLLEDAVEKAGGKLGKPEIFLGSTDARYFRKLGLPAIGFSPMANTPMLLHDHNEFLNKDEYLKGIKIYESIIETYSSFDGHGRPRDEL; this is encoded by the exons ATGCAGTACCTGGAAGCTGTTCGCCGCCTCAAGGCGCGGTCGTTTCAGCCGCTTCGTTCTCTCTACATCGTCTTCGCTCCTGATGAGGAGATTGGCGGAGTTGATGGTGCTCAGAAGTTTTCTCAATCTGAAATTTTTCAGAAGTTGAATGTGGCCATAGTGCTTGATGAAG GAATAGCGTCGCCAGATGAGCATTACAAGGCGTTCTACGCGGAGAGGAGTCCCTGGTGGCTCGTGATTAAGGCCGTTGGGGCTCCAGGCCATGGGTCTAAGCTTTATGATAACTCTGCCATGGAGAATCTCTTGAAGAGTATTGAGAGCATTCGGAGGTACCGCGCCTCCCAGTTTGACTTGATTAAGGCCGGCTTGAAGGCTGAAGGGGAGGTTGTTTCTGTTAATATGGTCTTCTTAAAGGCTGGAACTCCATCTCCAACT GGTTTTGTCATGAATTTACAGCCATCTgaagcagaagctggatttgaTATTAGGGTGCCACCAACTGCTGACCCCAAATCAATGGAGAGACGCATTGCTGAAGAATGGGCACCTACTTGTCGCAATATGTCATTCACT TTCAAACAGAAGGTATCTGTGCATGATGAAAATGGGAAACCAGTCCTAACCAAAACTGACAGTTCAAATCCCTGGTGGAAGCTGTTAGAAGACGCTGTCGAAAAGGCTGGTGGGAAACTTGGTAAGCCAGAGATATTTCTCGGCTCCACAGATGCGCGCTATTTCCGGAAACTTGGATTACCAGCAATTGGATTTTCACCTATGGCAAACACTCCTATGCTGCTCCATGACCACAATGAG TTTCTGAAcaaagatgaatacttgaaagGGATTAAAATCTATGAGTCAATAATTGAAACATATTCATCATTCGATGGTCATGGAAGACCCAGAGATGAGTTATGA
- the LOC130744561 gene encoding sigma factor binding protein 1, chloroplastic-like produces MKNNRRVKKEIKVTYISSPVKVKASASNFRALVQELTGQDSNVAEIDKFNMPLEVNGGSDHEKEQKGNSITQQWIVDAPQGCLHSETATNLFEHEYYSEFLSRSLVEQSNQHLQYDLLSFDMS; encoded by the coding sequence ATGAAGAACAATAGAAGGGTCAAAAAGGAGATCAAAGTTACTTATATTTCAAGCCCTGTGAAGGTGAAGGCTAGTGCTTCTAACTTCAGAGCTCTTGTGCAAGAGCTTactggccaagactccaatgttGCGGAAATTGATAAGTTCAATATGCCCTTGGAAGTGAATGGTGGTTCTGATCATGAGAAAGAGCAAAAGGGTAATTCAATTACTCAACAATGGATAGTGGATGCACCTCAGGGCTGTTTGCATAGTGAGACCGCCACTAATTTGTTTGAACATGAGTATTACAGTGAGTTTCTTTCGAGATCCTTGGTGGAGCAGTCGAACCAGCACCTTCAATATGATTTGTTAAGCTTTGATATGTCATAG